The following nucleotide sequence is from Mucilaginibacter sp. cycad4.
CTTCCGGAGAGCGCTTATAAGGCATTAAAAGATAATCCATCATCGCATGCACTTGTCCCCGGCGATCCTATGCAATCGGAGGTTTATCGCCGTATTTCTACCAAAGACACCACCGAGCAGATGCCCCCGGCCTCGTCAAACCTCAAAAGATTATCGCCCTATGAGGTTGAGCTCATTCACAAATGGATAAAACAGGGCGCCAAATATGAAAAGCACTGGGCATTTGTCGCTCCGAGAAATTACCCGGTTCCGCAGGTAAAAAATACTGCATGGCCTAAAAACGCTATCGATAATTTTGTATTGCAAAAAATGGAGCGTGCGGACCTGGAGCCTAACCCTGAGGCGGATAAAGAGCGTCTATTAAAACGCATCTCGCTTGACCTTACCGGTCTGCCTCCATCATTAGCATTGATGGATGAGTTTTTGGCCGATAAAAGCCCCAACGCTTACGAAAAAATGGTGGATAAACTAATGGCCGCCCCGCAATACGGCGAAAAAATGGCGCTGCACTGGCTGGACGTTGCCCGCTACGCCGATTCGCACGGATACCAGGATGATAACTACCGTACCCAATGGCCATGGCGCGACTGGGTGATCCATGCCTATAATGAAAACCTGCCATACGATAAATTTATCACCTGGCAACTGGCGGGCGACCAGCTCCCCAACGCCACTAAGGAGCAGTTGCTGGCTACGGGCTTTAACCGCAACCACAAAATAACCGAAGAAGGGGGTGTAATTGATGAGGAATACCGCGTAAGCTACGTAACCGACCGTACCAATACTTTTGGCAAAGCCATGTTAGGTGTTACGCTGGAATGTGCACATTGCCACGACCATAAATACGATCCATTTTCACAAAAAGAATACTACCAGGTTTATGCCTTTTTTAACAATGTGAAGGAAGTGGGGCTACAGTCAACCGTGGGTGGGCCCGAAACCTATGCTAAAAACCCCATGATGAAGATCAGCAATGATGATGTTAAAAAGATTTTAACTTTTGTGAACAAGCGCGATACCGATAAGCTCATCGTATCTATCATGACCGATAGCGACAAGGTGCGGCCAACTTATATCCTCAAACGTGGCAATTATGATGCCCATGGCGATGAGGTGCAGGCCGGTACGCCCAAATCGATATTGCCATTCACTAATAACTATCCTAAAAACCGCCTGGGTTTGGCCGAATGGCTGTTCAATAAAAACAACCCGCTTACCGCCCGCGTATTTGTAAACCAGATGTGGCAGGAGTTTTT
It contains:
- a CDS encoding PSD1 and planctomycete cytochrome C domain-containing protein; this translates as MYRKLYYVWLTIAICMLYTLYSCHSSGGIAEEQVPDTISYNFNIRPILSDKCYKCHGPDASHREADLRLDLPESAYKALKDNPSSHALVPGDPMQSEVYRRISTKDTTEQMPPASSNLKRLSPYEVELIHKWIKQGAKYEKHWAFVAPRNYPVPQVKNTAWPKNAIDNFVLQKMERADLEPNPEADKERLLKRISLDLTGLPPSLALMDEFLADKSPNAYEKMVDKLMAAPQYGEKMALHWLDVARYADSHGYQDDNYRTQWPWRDWVIHAYNENLPYDKFITWQLAGDQLPNATKEQLLATGFNRNHKITEEGGVIDEEYRVSYVTDRTNTFGKAMLGVTLECAHCHDHKYDPFSQKEYYQVYAFFNNVKEVGLQSTVGGPETYAKNPMMKISNDDVKKILTFVNKRDTDKLIVSIMTDSDKVRPTYILKRGNYDAHGDEVQAGTPKSILPFTNNYPKNRLGLAEWLFNKNNPLTARVFVNQMWQEFFGKGIVKSSGDFGMQGDLPSHPELLDWLAVDFRDHGWNIKRLVKQMVMSATYRQSAAATPEKLKEDPDNTLLARGPRGRLPAEFVRDLVLASSGLLNPTIGGPSVNPYQPPGLWENATSGRGILANYKQVHGPNLYRRGMYTLIKRTVPPASLGIFDASNRDQCEVKRLRTNTPLQALVMLNDPTVLESARVLAAKLLQDKSTSTEKITKAFRLILCRHPQEKELAILTSYYADELKSMKKADAEKLLTVGEYPVPANLDKVTLAAMMKVVDTMYNLEEAITKT